The Methylocella tundrae genome contains the following window.
TGACATCAACATTATCGGCGAATACAATCTCTCCGGCGAATTGTGGCAGGTGAAGCCTCTGTTCGACGAGCTTGGCGTCCGTATCCTTTCCTGCATCTCAGGCGATGCGAAATATAAGGAAGTCGCCTGGTCGCATCGCGCCAAGGCGGCGATGATGGTCTGCTCCAAGGCGATGATCAACGTCGCGCGGAAAATGGAGGAGCGCTACGATATCCCCTTCTTCGAGGGCTCTTTCTACGGCATCGAGGACACCAGCGATTCCCTGCGCGAAATTGCCCGCCTCCTGATCGAGAAGGGGGCTCCCGACGAATTGATGGTCCGAACCGAGGCGGCGATCGCGCGTGAGGAGGCTAGAGCGTGGGCGTCGATCGAGCCCTATAAGGCCCGGCTCAAGGGCAAACGCGTTCTCCTCATCACTGGTGGAGTCAAATCCTGGTCGGTGGTCGCGGCGCTGCAGGAAGCGGGTTGTGAACTGGTCGGCACCAGCGTCAAAAAATCGACGAAAGAGGACAAGGAAAAGATCAAGGAGCTGATGGGTCAGGATGCTCATATGATCGACGACATGACCCCGCGCGAAATGTACAAAATGCTGAAAGACGCGCGCGCCGACATCATGTTATCGGGCGGACGCTCGCAGTTCATTTCACTGAAAGCGAAGATGCCGTGGCTCGACATCAATCAGGAGCGTCACCACGCCTATATGGGCTATGTCGGCATGGCCGAGCTCGTCAAGGAGATCGATAAGGCGCTCTACAATCCCGTGTGGGAGCAGGCGCGCCGCCCCGCTCCCTGGGATGACGCCAACGCTCCCGTCGATCCCTTTGGCGACGTCGACGGCATGGCCGTCGCGGCCGAGTGAGGGCGACGGCCATGGCGACGGTCCGAAAATCGTCCAAGTCCTGCACGGTCAATCCGCTGAAGATGAGCCAGCCGATGGGCGGCGCGATGGCTTTC
Protein-coding sequences here:
- the nifE gene encoding nitrogenase iron-molybdenum cofactor biosynthesis protein NifE; protein product: MTSLANTVQEVFNEPACAKNQAKSEKERKKGCTKQLQPGAAAGGCAFDGAKIALQPITDVAHLVHGPIACEGNSWDNRGAKSSGSQLYRTGFTTDINETDVIFGGEKHLFKSIKEIIEKYDPPAVFVYQTCVPAMIGDDIGAVCKAAAAKFNKPVIPVISPGFVGPKNLGNKLAGEAILDHVIGTIEPEYTTPYDINIIGEYNLSGELWQVKPLFDELGVRILSCISGDAKYKEVAWSHRAKAAMMVCSKAMINVARKMEERYDIPFFEGSFYGIEDTSDSLREIARLLIEKGAPDELMVRTEAAIAREEARAWASIEPYKARLKGKRVLLITGGVKSWSVVAALQEAGCELVGTSVKKSTKEDKEKIKELMGQDAHMIDDMTPREMYKMLKDARADIMLSGGRSQFISLKAKMPWLDINQERHHAYMGYVGMAELVKEIDKALYNPVWEQARRPAPWDDANAPVDPFGDVDGMAVAAE